From the Bacillus sp. 2205SS5-2 genome, the window GGTCATGCTTACCGTGTATCCAAATAGAGAAGATATGGATTCAATATTCCCTCGACTCCATGCAACTTCAATTGCGTGGCGTATCGCTCTTTCTACTCGTGAAGCAGTCGTATTGTATTTTTTAGCAATATCAGGATATAAAACCTTCGTAATCGACCCTAAAAGTTCGATATCATTGTATACCATAGAAATCGCTTCGCGTAAATAAAGGTATCCCTTAATATGAGCTGGTACCCCAATCTCGTGAATAATACTTGTAATACTTGCATCTAAATTTCTAGTTTTTGGTTCCGAACGAGAAGTACTAGACGTTTTTTTCACTAAAGGATTGACCTTTCCACTTACTTGACGAATATGACCGACTAAGTTTTCCATATCAAATGGCTTCAGAATAAAATAAGATGCACCTAAATCTACTGCTTTCTTAGTTACATCCTCTTGACCAAAAGCAGTTAACATAATGACATTTGGAATACTTGCTTTTTGCTTTTCTCTCAAACGTTCTAGAACAGCTAGTCCGTCCAAATGAGGCATAATAATATCTAATAAAAGGACATCTGGTTCTATATCTTCAAGCAAATCGAGACACTCTTGACCATTGAAGGCTACCCCAACCGCTTCCATGTCGTCTTGTGCAGAAATGTATTCGTCTAATAATGATACAAGCTCACGGTTATCATCCACTATTGCAACTTTCACATTTTTCATTGCTAGTTCCTCCCAGTGTCCATTTTCTTGTCTCTCTATATCTTATTGTAAAGTACAATTTCGACAAAGCAACATTATTTCCTTTTTATTTTTTAAAATTATCTCAAAAAGTTTATGTTTTCTAATGAATACTTCGATTTCCTTTAGTTTTCGACTTCATTCGATATTTATCGTTAGTATTGTCGAAAAATCTTTATTTTATTATACCACAAAAAACTTTGGATCAAGAAAAGCGGAAGTGGCTGTCCTGCGGCGGCAGGCATCTGGCAGAACACGTAGTGAATCCTGATTCACGCAGTGGACTGACAAATGCCCGAGTCCCTAGCCACTGCAGCTAGATCACGAAATGCGGAAGTGGCTGTCCTGCAAATCTCGCTTCACAGAGAAAGTATAAATATATGTAGTTGACCATTGTCCGTCCCCAAACTACCTCCTCTCAAAGTAAGAGGCTATTGAATCGAAATAAAACATTCGCTAGCGCAAGAAAAAACAAGCGAAGTTTCCGCTTGTTTTAACTAGCTTGTTTTTGTTTTTTGTATATATCAATTCCAGCTTCATTTAGCATCCACTCTATATGAACTCCGTATCCACTTGTTGGATCGTTAACAAACACATGAGTGACGGCACCAACCACTTTTCCATTTTGGATAATAGGACTTCCGCTCATTCCCTGAACAATACCACCTGTCTTTTCTAACAATTTCGAATCGGTAATTTTTATTACCATCCCCTTAGTAGCAGGAAATTTTTGAGGGATAGAACTGACGATTTCAATATCGTAAAGTTCTACTTGATCGCCATCTACAACTGTCAATATTTGTGCAGGACCTTCTTTGACTTGATGAGAAAGCGAAATTGGCATTGGCTTCGTTAAGAGGCCATTATTGATATCCTGGTTTAATTTTCCGAAAATTCCAAACGGACTATTTGTATGAATGTCCCCAATCACTTCTCGGTCAGATGAAAATCGAGCTAGTTTCTCCCCAGGTTCTCCGTTTGTTCCTTTTTCTATCGAAGTAACCGTTGAACGAACAATTTGACCATCTTCCACAACTATCGCCTTTCTGGTATCCATATCTGATATCACATGTCCCAACGCTCCGTATTTCTTAGATACCGGATCATAAAAGGTCATAGTCCCTATCCCAGCTGCGGAGTCACGTATATAAAGCCCCAATTTATAGGTACCATCTTCTCCTTTAATAGGGGTCAGCTTTGCATCAACTTTTTCAGTGTCCCGCTGAAGGACCACGTTTAAAGGATCATCTTTTTCAGCAGCCAATTTGACTGCAGAGGCCACATCCGACAGTTTTTCGATCTTTACCCCTTCAATTTCAGTAATCAGATCCCCAACCTGTATTCCAGCTGCCTCTCCAGGGGATAGTTTTTTCCCCTCATTGTCAATGAGATGGTGACCTACGACAAGCACGCCCACACTATTAAGCTTTACACCAATGGACTGCCCTCCTGGAATCACTCTAAAATCTTTAATCACTTCAACATTCACTTTTTTTATTGGAAATCCCGCTAATTCTAACACTACTTCTTCATTGCCTACATGTTCCCCCGCAATTGACAGGGTGCTTTCTTCTTCTTCTACTCGAAGATTCGACGATGCGGTAACCGCTTTTATATTAAAGAGTTTGGAGACCTTCATTTCATCTCCCTCTTGTAGGACGATATCATTCGGAATGTTTATATACTCTGAAAAAGATTGATTCATTCCGATTAAGCATAGCGAAACAAGGAGAATTCCACCAAGCCATTTTCTTAGAGATTCCCATTTCAATTCCTTCACTCTCCTCGCTTCTATTCCACACACACTTTGAATTGGCTACAGTTATAATTTAGCCCTCAATGGCTCCAAATATAAGCGGTATAAAAAGAAAAAAGCTATCCTAATTTGGATAGCTTTTTCAGGTATTTTTAACGTTGGTTGCAATTTGAAGTAATTCCTTTGCATGTTCCCTTGTCAGATCAGTAATTTCAACTCCTGAGATCATTCGTCCAATTTCTGCAACTTTTTGATCTTCTTCAAGTTTTGTGACGGTCGTATTGGTCCGTCCTTTGGCTGTATTTTTTGAAATATGTAAATGAGAATCTGCCATAGCTGCAACTTGAGGCAAGTGAGATATACACATTACTTGGGAATATACAGATACTTGATGAATTTTTTCAGCAATCGCTTGAGCAACTCTTCCACTTACACCTGTATCCACTTCATCAAAAATAATGGATGTAATGCCTTGATGTTTTGAAAAAATTGTTTTAAGCGCAAGCATAATCCGGGACAATTCTCCTCCTGATGCAACTTTTGATAGCGGCTTTAATGGTTCTCCTGGATTTGTGGAAAGATAAAACTCCACAGTATCCATTCCATCGTTTTTAAATACCTCAATCCCTTTGTTTGTAAGAAACCGTACTTCAAATGTCGTTTTATCCATATAGAGTTCTTTTAACTGTTCTAAAATACTTTGGGTTAAAATTTTTGCTCTTTTTTTGCGGATACTGGTGACATTGTCTCCCTCTAATTTCAAATCTTTTTTGAGTGAAACTAAGTAATCATTTAATTCTACAATCCGACTTTCTCGATTCGTTATGCTCTCAATTTCCTCTTCGATACCAGCTGAATATTCTAATATTTCTTCAATTGATGTCCCATACTTTCGCTTCAAAGCATTGATTTCGTTTAATCTTGTTTCAATGAAATTCAAACGGTCTGGATCATATTCTAATTGATTTAGCTGGTTACTCACAGAACGTGCAGCATCTTCTAAAATATAAAAAGAATTCGACACACCTTCCACAATTTTTTCGAATTGGGAATCAATTTCAGCGGCCGTTTCGAGATGACTCATCGAAAGACCCACCCAATCAAGACCTTTTCCTTCCCCTTGCATGCTATCATAGCAGCTTTTCAGAGCAGCAAAAAGTCGTTCGAAATTCCCGAGTTTTTGCTTTTCTTCAGCAAGATCTTCATCTTCGTTCATCTGTAGTTCTGCTTTTTGAATCTCTTTTAACTGAAATTGGATTAAATCTAAACGATGAGCCATTTGTTGTTCATTTTCATTCAGTTTTTGAATTTGTTTGACCGTAGTTTCATACTGACGAAAGATTTCTCGATAACTCTCTAGTGCCTTTTCAATGGCTTGTCCACCAAACTGATCTAACAAGGCTAAGTGAAATCGTTCATCCATTAATTCTTGATGTTCATGTTGACCATGAATATCGACAAGGGTTGATCCTATTTCTCTAAGAGTGGCGATGGTCACAAGTTTCCCATTTACACGACATACACTTTTGCCAGAAACGGAAATTTCACGACGAAGAACCACCATGTCATCGCTTATGTCAATTCCAAATTGTTGGACTTTTTCATAGCAAGGGTGACCGCTTCTTTCTAATATGAATAAACCTTCAATTTCAGCCTTTTTCTCGCCATGACGAACAAACTCAGACGAACCGCGTCCTCCTACGAGTAAGTGAATAGCATCGATAATAATTGATTTTCCCGCACCCGTTTCACCCGATAGAACCGTTAAACCTTCGTCAAAAGATAATGATAATTGCTCTATAATGGCAAAATTCCGAATAGCTAATTCTTGTAACAATTTGCTCTCACCTCTATCTTACAACATATCTAAAAAGCGTTGCGAAATAAGCGCCGTTTCATCTTCCGAGCGACAAATGATTAAGCAGGTATCATCCCCGCATATCGTACCTAAAATCTCTTCCCAATCTAAATTATCAATTAAGGCTCCAATGGCATTAGCATTTCCAGGTAACGTTTTCATCACTAGTAAATGCCCCGCTTGATCAATTCGAACAAATGCATCAATCAAAGTTCTTTTTAACTTTTGCAACGGATTGAATCTTTGATCCGCAGGAAGGCTGTATTTATAGCGACCATCCATTAATGGTACTTTCACTAAATGCAACTCTTTAATATCCCGCGAAACCGTCGCTTGCGTCACATTAAAATCAGCATTTTTCAAAAAGTCTACAAGATCATCTTGTGTTTCAATATCATGATTGGCGATAATTTCTCGGATTTTTATATGTCTTTGTCCTTTATTCACCATCTAGTACACCCCTACCAATATTCTTATGTATATTTATACTTCTATTCTCATATTAGCGTAATTGTAAACATTTGTACAACAACTATTCATTAAGTAGATTTCTCTCCATTAAATGAGTAATATTCATCTAATAATAGAGCATGTTGCCATGAGATAAATAGAACAATCCACTCGTATTGCATTAAATTAATTTCACTATTAATAATACTCAATATGTTCAATGAAATTATTTTGTGAAAAGAAAAAGTCCTTTATAATGGATTAGTCAGGTGGTAACCCGCCCAAATCCACTAAAAAGGACAAATCGCATGGACAAGATTACACAAAAAACATCGTTTGGGCAATGGTTTTCACCGATAAATCTTTAGTTATTTGAAGAAAACGTGAAAACGATGAAATTAGATCGCTATACGAAGAAACTTACGACGGAATCATTTTTAAACTCCTTCTTTTTCGCAGCTACATGAAACAGAAAGTCTACATGCACTGAGTGATTGTCTTTTTGATGACTATCTTCAAATGGGAACAAGCCACGATTCAATCAGTGTTTCTCAGTTGTCACGACGGCTCAACAAGATCAATCCAGATATTTTTCAACGGCTATTTCTAGATTTAGTCGTTCAAATTCAAATGAAAACGAATGATTCAAAAATCTCGATGCTTTTAAAAATCATTGATTCAAGTACAATGCCTCTCAATTTAACGAGTCACAGATGGGAGGAATTCCGTATGACCAAGGCGAGTGTTAAGCTTCTTTTACGCCTTGCGTTCATGGAAAAAGGAGTATATTACCCTGAAAAAGCTGTCATTACCCTGCGAAAGAACATGACCGCAGCCAGCTAGAAGTCATGGTAGACGATAAAGAATGTATGTACGTTTTTGACCGTGGCTACACTTGGATTACGAACGTTTGACCCGATGACTGATGGCGGCTATTTCTTCCTCTCACGATTACGTAATAACGCAGTGATTCGTGTACTTGAAGATTTTAGACTACCAGACCATTCTGATGTACGATCGGATCAAATGGTTTTGATTGGCACAGCGCAAAATCGCGCTGAAAATATTTTTCACTTACTAAAAGTGATCGATTCAAAAGGAAATGAACTACACCTAATTACCAACCGTATTGACTTAAGTGCCGAAGAAATCTCTGACATGTACAAATCACGATGGGCGATTGAGCTATTTTTCAAATGGATCAAACAACATTTGAACATCAAAAAATTCTACGGTCAAAGTGAATGGGCGATTCATAATCAAGTATTCATCGCACTTATTGTGTATTGTTTGCATATGCTCGCGCAGCTTGAAACGAAAAGTAAGCGCAAAACTCTCCAAATTAACCGGTTATTAAAAGCTGCAATTTGGAAGCCCGCACGCATCTGGATTCGAAAAACTGAAGGAAAAGCTGTACCCTAACAAAAGAACTGTCGTTGTCACTAAAGTCGAATTGTGAATAAAATCCAAATGGATGAAGCCACCTTTATTGGAGTGTTTTCTTTTTTGGCTCTAATCTACAAGAATAAATAGATTGAATTTTCTGTAAGTATTTACGCAACACTTGTGATAGAAGAACAACTAAGTATAAGAATAGAGCCGTAAAAAAGAAGAGGAAGTTACTCCTCTTCTTTTCTGATTTTTAATTCCGCGTGAGCTTCCTCTACGACTGCGTCTATCGTTTTTGTAAGGCGAAGGTCACCCGTTTCTTTGTCGCCTGTCCAAAATAAATGTACTAAAAACTCAATATTGCCTTCTCCACCTTTAATTGGAGAGTAGGATAGACCTACTACATCATACCCTTCCTTTAGTGAAAAACGGATGATTTTTTCGATCACTTCATTGTGAATTTTCGGTTCTCTGACGATTCCTTTTTTACCGACTTGATCTTTACCTGCTTCAAATTGGGGTTTGATAAGTGCAATGACATCTCCACTAGAAGAAAGAAGTGTTTTTAATACCGGTAATATTAAGGTTAATGAAATAAACGAAACATCGATTGAGGCGATTTGCGGGACTCCCGATTCTAAATCCTCTGGTTTCACGTAACGAAAATTTGTTCTTTCCATTACGATAACTCGTTCATCTTGTCTTAGTTTCCACGCAAGCTGGTTATACCCAACATCGAGTGCATAGGATCTTGTTGCGCCGTTTTGAAGTGCGCAATCGGTGAAGCCTCCTGTTGAAGAACCAATGTCTAAAAGAATCTTGTTTTCAACGTTTACATCAAACACCTCAAGAGCTTTTTCAAGCTTGTAACCCCCACGACTCACATAAGGCATCACATTGCCTTTAATCGTCAGGTCAATATCTTCCTTTACCTTTTCGCCTGGCTTATCAAGTCTTTCTTCTTTGCTATATACTAATCCAGCCATTACGGCCCGCTTGGCTTTTTCTCTTGTTTCCATCAAG encodes:
- the spo0A gene encoding sporulation transcription factor Spo0A — encoded protein: MKNVKVAIVDDNRELVSLLDEYISAQDDMEAVGVAFNGQECLDLLEDIEPDVLLLDIIMPHLDGLAVLERLREKQKASIPNVIMLTAFGQEDVTKKAVDLGASYFILKPFDMENLVGHIRQVSGKVNPLVKKTSSTSRSEPKTRNLDASITSIIHEIGVPAHIKGYLYLREAISMVYNDIELLGSITKVLYPDIAKKYNTTASRVERAIRHAIEVAWSRGNIESISSLFGYTVSMTKAKPTNSEFIAMVADKLRLEHRAS
- the spoIVB gene encoding SpoIVB peptidase — encoded protein: MKWESLRKWLGGILLVSLCLIGMNQSFSEYINIPNDIVLQEGDEMKVSKLFNIKAVTASSNLRVEEEESTLSIAGEHVGNEEVVLELAGFPIKKVNVEVIKDFRVIPGGQSIGVKLNSVGVLVVGHHLIDNEGKKLSPGEAAGIQVGDLITEIEGVKIEKLSDVASAVKLAAEKDDPLNVVLQRDTEKVDAKLTPIKGEDGTYKLGLYIRDSAAGIGTMTFYDPVSKKYGALGHVISDMDTRKAIVVEDGQIVRSTVTSIEKGTNGEPGEKLARFSSDREVIGDIHTNSPFGIFGKLNQDINNGLLTKPMPISLSHQVKEGPAQILTVVDGDQVELYDIEIVSSIPQKFPATKGMVIKITDSKLLEKTGGIVQGMSGSPIIQNGKVVGAVTHVFVNDPTSGYGVHIEWMLNEAGIDIYKKQKQAS
- the recN gene encoding DNA repair protein RecN, with translation MLQELAIRNFAIIEQLSLSFDEGLTVLSGETGAGKSIIIDAIHLLVGGRGSSEFVRHGEKKAEIEGLFILERSGHPCYEKVQQFGIDISDDMVVLRREISVSGKSVCRVNGKLVTIATLREIGSTLVDIHGQHEHQELMDERFHLALLDQFGGQAIEKALESYREIFRQYETTVKQIQKLNENEQQMAHRLDLIQFQLKEIQKAELQMNEDEDLAEEKQKLGNFERLFAALKSCYDSMQGEGKGLDWVGLSMSHLETAAEIDSQFEKIVEGVSNSFYILEDAARSVSNQLNQLEYDPDRLNFIETRLNEINALKRKYGTSIEEILEYSAGIEEEIESITNRESRIVELNDYLVSLKKDLKLEGDNVTSIRKKRAKILTQSILEQLKELYMDKTTFEVRFLTNKGIEVFKNDGMDTVEFYLSTNPGEPLKPLSKVASGGELSRIMLALKTIFSKHQGITSIIFDEVDTGVSGRVAQAIAEKIHQVSVYSQVMCISHLPQVAAMADSHLHISKNTAKGRTNTTVTKLEEDQKVAEIGRMISGVEITDLTREHAKELLQIATNVKNT
- the ahrC gene encoding transcriptional regulator AhrC/ArgR, with the translated sequence MNKGQRHIKIREIIANHDIETQDDLVDFLKNADFNVTQATVSRDIKELHLVKVPLMDGRYKYSLPADQRFNPLQKLKRTLIDAFVRIDQAGHLLVMKTLPGNANAIGALIDNLDWEEILGTICGDDTCLIICRSEDETALISQRFLDML
- a CDS encoding TlyA family RNA methyltransferase; its protein translation is MKVKKQRVDVLLVERGLMETREKAKRAVMAGLVYSKEERLDKPGEKVKEDIDLTIKGNVMPYVSRGGYKLEKALEVFDVNVENKILLDIGSSTGGFTDCALQNGATRSYALDVGYNQLAWKLRQDERVIVMERTNFRYVKPEDLESGVPQIASIDVSFISLTLILPVLKTLLSSSGDVIALIKPQFEAGKDQVGKKGIVREPKIHNEVIEKIIRFSLKEGYDVVGLSYSPIKGGEGNIEFLVHLFWTGDKETGDLRLTKTIDAVVEEAHAELKIRKEEE